In Rathayibacter sp. VKM Ac-2762, one DNA window encodes the following:
- a CDS encoding MarR family transcriptional regulator — protein sequence METDPLALQNQVCFSLAVAARTVIGLYRPVLEPLGLTHPQYLVMLALWERSPRSLADLGSALRLEPATLSPLVKRLEASGHVTRARSSDDERRLDVALTPSGAALREQALQVPPQIVERLDVPLEELTALRDSLTGLIGAATRDGR from the coding sequence GTGGAAACCGACCCGCTCGCCCTCCAGAACCAGGTCTGCTTCTCCCTCGCCGTCGCGGCGCGCACCGTCATCGGGCTGTACCGACCCGTGCTCGAGCCGCTCGGACTCACGCACCCGCAGTACCTCGTGATGCTCGCGCTCTGGGAGCGCAGCCCCCGCTCGCTCGCCGACCTCGGCTCCGCCCTCCGCCTCGAGCCGGCCACGCTCAGCCCGCTCGTGAAGCGCCTGGAGGCGAGCGGCCACGTCACGCGGGCCCGGAGCAGCGACGACGAGCGCCGCCTCGACGTCGCGCTGACCCCCTCCGGAGCGGCCCTCCGCGAGCAGGCCCTGCAGGTTCCTCCGCAGATCGTGGAGCGGCTCGACGTCCCCCTCGAGGAGCTCACCGCGCTCCGCGACAGCCTCACCGGCCTGATCGGAGCCGCGACCCGCGACGGCCGCTGA